The Burkholderiales bacterium genome has a window encoding:
- a CDS encoding POTRA domain-containing protein yields the protein MSVAHAQVNVPGGPQVNPVPETLREIEKREKALPRTPDSAIEQDKRRAVKPVPGLKTDVKAFRFSGLTVVSEQELQNEVKGFIGPNKTFDDLQTAVDAVSEYLQRKGYIVGQAFLPEQKIDNGVVEIAVLEGRLGQVRIDMEPDVPVSKSMIEGLVSPLKPGTVLHRDVVERSLFLVSDLRGLTVRSIVEPGSAPGTSDIVLKVAAARRVDATLEFDNHTSRFTSDFRLGGSINFNSPFKRGDLLSFRGLLGIPGGGADLDFGRVSYLTPVGNYGTKVGAAYLRLNYHVGTALFDQLNLGGRSEIVSIFALHPIIRTRNLNLFGQAGIDRRYFEDIAVATASVSDRRTHVGNFALVGDSRDSFLRGGINNFSAAFTRGDLDIRGNANAVAADQSPTTGHQTAGGYTRINFQASRLNALVEKTVAFASYQYQWASKNLDASEKIGLGGPSAVRAYAVGEATSDEAHIFNFEVRRDLPQPSFMPGNLVGLAFFDWAHGRLNKDPLPLETPTNQRTLSGVGLGLTWTKQDDFLVRATVAWRLTGNPISDPDDKKPRVFFQLQKNL from the coding sequence GTGAGCGTCGCGCACGCGCAGGTCAATGTGCCCGGCGGCCCCCAGGTGAACCCGGTGCCCGAGACGCTGAGGGAGATCGAGAAGCGCGAGAAAGCACTGCCGCGCACGCCCGACAGCGCCATCGAGCAGGACAAGCGCCGCGCGGTCAAGCCGGTGCCGGGTCTCAAGACCGACGTCAAGGCATTCCGGTTCAGCGGGCTCACGGTCGTCAGCGAGCAGGAGCTGCAGAACGAGGTCAAGGGCTTCATCGGTCCGAACAAGACGTTCGACGATCTACAAACGGCCGTCGACGCGGTTTCTGAATACCTGCAGCGCAAAGGGTACATCGTCGGGCAGGCGTTCCTGCCCGAGCAGAAGATCGACAACGGCGTCGTCGAGATCGCGGTGCTCGAAGGCCGGCTGGGCCAGGTGCGCATCGACATGGAACCGGACGTACCGGTCTCGAAGAGCATGATCGAAGGGCTGGTCTCGCCGCTCAAACCGGGAACCGTCCTGCACCGCGACGTCGTCGAGCGCTCGCTCTTCCTCGTCTCGGACCTGCGCGGCCTGACGGTGCGCTCGATCGTCGAGCCCGGAAGCGCGCCGGGCACCTCGGACATCGTGCTGAAGGTCGCCGCGGCGCGCCGCGTCGATGCGACGCTCGAGTTCGACAACCACACCTCGCGCTTCACCAGCGATTTCCGCCTGGGCGGCAGCATCAACTTCAACAGCCCGTTCAAGCGCGGCGACCTGCTCTCGTTCCGCGGCCTGCTCGGCATCCCCGGCGGCGGCGCGGACCTCGACTTCGGCCGCGTCTCGTACCTCACGCCGGTGGGCAACTACGGCACCAAGGTCGGCGCGGCGTACCTGCGCCTCAATTACCACGTCGGCACGGCGCTCTTCGATCAGCTCAATCTGGGCGGCCGCTCGGAGATCGTCTCGATCTTCGCGCTGCACCCGATCATCCGCACGCGCAACCTCAACCTCTTCGGCCAGGCGGGCATCGACAGGCGCTACTTCGAAGACATCGCGGTCGCCACCGCATCGGTTTCCGACCGCAGGACGCACGTGGGCAACTTCGCGCTCGTCGGCGACTCGCGCGATTCGTTCCTGCGCGGCGGCATCAACAACTTTTCGGCTGCGTTTACGCGCGGCGACCTCGACATCCGCGGCAATGCGAACGCCGTCGCGGCCGATCAGTCGCCCACGACCGGTCACCAGACCGCGGGAGGCTACACGCGGATCAACTTCCAGGCGAGCCGCCTGAACGCGCTCGTCGAGAAGACCGTCGCGTTCGCCTCGTACCAGTATCAATGGGCATCGAAGAACCTCGACGCGAGCGAGAAGATCGGACTCGGCGGACCGAGCGCGGTGCGCGCGTATGCCGTCGGCGAAGCGACTTCCGACGAAGCGCACATCTTCAACTTCGAAGTCCGGCGCGACCTGCCGCAGCCTTCGTTCATGCCGGGCAACCTCGTCGGCCTCGCATTCTTCGACTGGGCGCACGGACGGCTCAACAAGGACCCGCTCCCGCTCGAGACGCCGACCAACCAGCGCACGCTGAGCGGCGTCGGCCTCGGCCTCACGTGGACCAAACAGGACGATTTCCTCGTGCGCGCGACCGTCGCGTGGCGCCTCACCGGCAATCCGATCTCCGATCCGGACGACAAGAAGCCGCGGGTGTTCTTCCAGTTGCAGAAGAACCTCTAG
- a CDS encoding caspase family protein, whose product MSRRQTLKRLLALAGAATLHGRPLPLWAQTRGDQVVPGKRQALVFGNTAYTPDRQSIPSSRKNATDVGAALSELGFEVRREVDQGVGAMRAMLRDFFASVKSSGGPPLAILYYTGHGIQFRGENYLVPSDVKLDQSAESIARDSINIDREIIAEASLPNDGTCALIFDACRNDPTRNPKDAGGSFNQVNPPRGTVITFSTAPGKFAIAPRSPDENSIYTAILVEELKKANPAISIKDFLDAVKFRVKRSMESSEDKFLRTHAQDPEVAANLRLRMSLVIEKLEEKKVAPVPVDDAEEKAWALIDQTVVPAERLKLLKDFIEKFPKSRFQQAAQVQLERAVLSEAATQRNRVQIDEKIGDAEFKAEQAKALDGDKDAAFRVGQMFERGSNGVPADERRMVQWLRHASELKNGIASYRLYQYYNSKGLDRDAVRYENRAREQGYVLPERLATTR is encoded by the coding sequence ATGAGCCGGCGGCAGACACTCAAGCGCCTGCTGGCTCTGGCGGGCGCGGCCACGCTGCACGGCCGGCCGCTTCCCCTGTGGGCGCAGACGCGCGGCGACCAGGTCGTGCCCGGCAAGCGCCAGGCTCTGGTGTTCGGCAACACCGCCTACACCCCCGACCGGCAGTCCATTCCGAGCTCGCGCAAGAACGCCACCGACGTCGGAGCGGCGCTGTCGGAGCTGGGATTCGAAGTGCGCCGCGAAGTCGATCAGGGTGTGGGCGCGATGCGCGCGATGCTCCGGGATTTCTTCGCATCGGTGAAGAGCAGCGGCGGCCCGCCGCTCGCGATCCTCTACTACACCGGTCACGGCATACAGTTCCGGGGCGAGAATTACCTCGTGCCCTCGGACGTGAAGCTCGACCAGAGCGCCGAGAGCATTGCGCGCGACTCGATCAACATCGACCGCGAGATCATCGCCGAAGCCTCGCTGCCGAACGACGGCACCTGCGCGCTGATCTTCGACGCGTGCCGCAACGATCCGACACGCAATCCCAAGGACGCCGGCGGCAGCTTCAACCAGGTGAACCCGCCCCGCGGCACGGTGATCACGTTCTCGACCGCGCCCGGCAAGTTCGCGATCGCACCGCGCTCGCCCGACGAGAACAGCATCTATACCGCGATCCTCGTCGAGGAGCTCAAGAAAGCCAACCCCGCGATCTCGATCAAGGACTTCCTCGATGCGGTGAAATTCCGGGTGAAGCGATCGATGGAGTCGTCCGAAGACAAGTTCCTGCGCACGCACGCGCAGGACCCAGAGGTCGCCGCCAACCTGCGCCTGCGCATGAGCCTCGTCATCGAGAAGCTCGAGGAGAAGAAGGTCGCGCCTGTACCGGTCGACGACGCCGAGGAAAAAGCATGGGCGCTGATCGACCAGACGGTCGTGCCTGCGGAGCGCCTGAAGCTCCTGAAGGATTTCATCGAGAAGTTCCCGAAGAGCCGCTTCCAGCAGGCGGCGCAGGTGCAACTCGAGCGCGCGGTGCTGTCGGAGGCGGCGACGCAGAGAAACCGCGTGCAGATCGACGAGAAGATCGGCGACGCCGAGTTCAAGGCCGAGCAGGCGAAAGCGCTCGACGGCGACAAGGACGCGGCGTTCCGCGTCGGGCAGATGTTCGAGCGAGGCTCGAACGGCGTGCCCGCCGACGAGCGGCGCATGGTGCAGTGGCTGCGCCATGCGTCGGAGCTCAAGAATGGAATCGCGAGCTACCGGCTCTACCAGTACTACAACAGCAAGGGGTTGGATCGCGATGCGGTTCGCTACGAGAACCGCGCCAGGGAACAGGGCTACGTGCTGCCCGAGCGTCTCGCGACGACGCGATAG
- a CDS encoding OmpA family protein — translation MKIAYTAVCATLLAASAVCQAAGHDRETLSIGKNTPSTEQLTGFLFPEAECESTKYQCLAVRPTGERSVGMDIRFQTGSAELTPEARAQLENLGKALASRNGKLAPGEIVIEGHTDARGSDELNRKLSAARAQSVARHLVSSYGVDAKALKPVGRGKDDLKDPSNPDSQANRRVELVRTAK, via the coding sequence ATGAAGATCGCATACACCGCAGTCTGCGCAACTCTTCTCGCCGCGAGCGCGGTCTGTCAGGCCGCGGGCCACGATCGCGAGACCCTGTCCATCGGCAAGAACACGCCGAGCACCGAGCAGCTTACAGGCTTCCTGTTCCCGGAAGCCGAATGCGAGAGCACGAAGTACCAGTGCCTCGCGGTGCGCCCGACCGGGGAGCGCTCGGTCGGCATGGACATCCGCTTCCAGACCGGTTCGGCGGAGCTCACGCCCGAAGCGCGCGCGCAGCTCGAGAACCTCGGCAAGGCGCTCGCCTCGCGTAACGGCAAGCTCGCGCCGGGTGAGATCGTCATCGAAGGTCACACCGATGCGCGCGGCTCCGACGAGCTCAACCGCAAGCTCTCCGCGGCTCGCGCTCAATCGGTCGCGCGACACCTCGTCTCGTCGTACGGGGTCGATGCCAAGGCGTTGAAGCCGGTCGGCCGCGGCAAGGACGATCTGAAGGATCCCTCGAACCCGGACAGCCAGGCGAACCGCCGGGTCGAGCTGGTCCGCACCGCGAAGTAA
- a CDS encoding OmpA family protein gives MKAPYTMTAAALLALSCMPALAAERETMTLGKGPGDAKKLESFLFPEAQCENVTYQCLAVRPTTERAIGMDVKFQTGSAELTPEAKAQLETLGKVLAARKGKLAPGEIVIEGHADARGGAEYNKKLSEQRANTVVKHLVASYGVEEKTLKPLGMGKEFLKDPAHPDAPVNRRVELVRKPN, from the coding sequence ATGAAAGCCCCATACACCATGACGGCGGCAGCTCTGCTCGCCCTGTCGTGTATGCCCGCGCTGGCCGCCGAACGCGAGACGATGACGCTCGGCAAAGGCCCGGGCGACGCCAAGAAGCTCGAAAGCTTTCTCTTTCCCGAAGCGCAGTGCGAGAACGTGACGTATCAGTGTCTCGCGGTGCGTCCCACCACCGAGCGTGCCATCGGCATGGACGTGAAGTTCCAGACCGGATCGGCCGAGCTCACGCCGGAAGCAAAGGCGCAGCTCGAGACGCTGGGCAAGGTGCTCGCCGCGCGCAAGGGGAAGCTTGCGCCGGGCGAGATCGTCATCGAAGGCCACGCCGACGCGCGCGGCGGCGCCGAATACAACAAGAAGCTGTCGGAACAACGCGCGAATACGGTGGTCAAGCATCTGGTCGCGTCGTACGGGGTGGAGGAAAAAACGCTCAAGCCGCTTGGAATGGGGAAGGAATTTCTGAAGGACCCGGCTCACCCCGACGCGCCGGTCAACCGCCGGGTCGAGCTGGTCCGCAAACCGAACTGA
- a CDS encoding glycine zipper 2TM domain-containing protein, which yields MSSLTCREHRRAPLNPLAVLLCLTPFAASAEFEEVRIVRTEPIQIQQACPPGVVTQAPPPPVAVAPAPPPPPPAGGGITGTEVLGTVAGAAVGGLLGHQVGGGSGRTAATVGGAAVGGYAGYKLAEQKPKPAAPPPPPQAAAPAPICLMTQYRVFYARQSGLQGDVVMTSQPTSQSLMINFCGDKPCM from the coding sequence ATGTCTAGTCTCACGTGCCGCGAGCACCGCCGTGCTCCGCTCAACCCCTTGGCCGTGCTGCTGTGCCTCACGCCGTTCGCCGCATCCGCCGAGTTCGAAGAGGTGCGCATCGTGCGCACCGAGCCGATCCAGATCCAGCAGGCCTGTCCGCCGGGCGTCGTCACCCAGGCGCCGCCCCCGCCCGTGGCAGTCGCCCCCGCTCCACCTCCGCCGCCTCCCGCGGGCGGCGGCATCACCGGAACGGAAGTCCTGGGCACGGTTGCCGGTGCTGCGGTAGGCGGTTTGCTCGGCCACCAGGTAGGCGGCGGCTCCGGCCGAACCGCGGCAACCGTCGGGGGCGCGGCCGTCGGGGGATACGCCGGCTACAAGCTCGCCGAGCAGAAGCCCAAACCTGCCGCGCCGCCACCCCCGCCGCAAGCGGCTGCGCCGGCGCCGATCTGCCTGATGACGCAGTACCGGGTGTTCTACGCGCGCCAGAGCGGACTGCAGGGCGACGTCGTCATGACCTCGCAGCCGACGAGCCAGTCGCTCATGATCAACTTCTGCGGGGACAAACCTTGCATGTAG
- a CDS encoding protein phosphatase 2C domain-containing protein, translated as MEIAVLSRAGGRSSNQDACGFWSGPGVCFCVVADGAGGHRGGDVASKLVVQETLGWFRERHDCSGTAIEAAMRNANEMVVRTQQLNDEIGDMRTTAVVLAVDFERGLATWGHLGDSRLYCFRNHAIVAQTRDHSVVQSLVEAGLLDPKDLRTAPDRSKLLAAMGDLDGFEPRVTEQPYELQDRDKFLLCTDGLWEYVEEAELQSTLDDAASAEEWLRLLEARVLARGRKGQDNYSALAVWCNAESGA; from the coding sequence TTGGAGATAGCAGTCCTGTCCAGAGCCGGGGGGCGCTCGAGTAACCAGGATGCGTGCGGCTTCTGGTCGGGGCCCGGTGTCTGCTTCTGCGTCGTCGCGGACGGCGCCGGCGGGCATCGCGGCGGCGACGTCGCTTCCAAGCTGGTCGTCCAGGAGACCCTGGGCTGGTTCCGCGAACGGCACGACTGCAGCGGCACGGCTATCGAGGCCGCGATGCGCAACGCCAACGAGATGGTCGTGCGCACCCAGCAGCTCAACGACGAGATCGGCGACATGCGCACCACCGCGGTGGTGCTCGCAGTCGATTTCGAGCGCGGCCTCGCGACGTGGGGCCATCTCGGCGATTCGCGCCTCTACTGTTTCCGCAACCACGCGATCGTGGCGCAGACGCGGGATCACAGCGTGGTGCAAAGCCTCGTCGAAGCAGGGCTCCTCGATCCGAAAGACCTGCGCACCGCGCCCGACCGCAGCAAGCTGCTGGCGGCCATGGGCGATCTCGACGGCTTCGAGCCGCGCGTCACCGAGCAGCCCTACGAGCTGCAGGATCGCGACAAGTTCCTGCTCTGCACCGACGGCCTGTGGGAATACGTGGAGGAAGCGGAGCTCCAGAGCACGCTGGACGACGCCGCTTCGGCGGAGGAATGGCTGAGGTTGCTCGAAGCGCGGGTGCTCGCCCGCGGCCGCAAGGGCCAGGACAACTACTCCGCCCTCGCGGTGTGGTGCAACGCCGAGTCCGGCGCCTGA
- the tagH gene encoding type VI secretion system-associated FHA domain protein TagH — protein MLKIEATTLANQPLLEPLHAEFDEMGGSIGRAEGNTLVLPDDKRYISRTQAEVAFRGGMFVLRDLGSATPTLVNGTAVGSGNEVPIRNGDELRIGEYSLRATLSGRALAAAAPAPVLPDDPFADLLPAPAAQPPVQPNAYAAPAPHDPFGLPPASGGPQHAGGIPADFDPFADLLPQATPAPAPRSAAAPAADPLNLTPAAGQSVDDLFGLKQSSTWDPLGPQDPLAGHGTDPLAPFAPEKSPQPASQRDDAPILSGAFQMPRPKPEITDPPPRAAVEPPPAPKPAAPPAAGNPGGMMLSWDTAQDDSPTEEIKTVILPSPKRAAAAAKPQQDFAPRIDAPIAPQRAPAPPPAQPAPPAAAPYTAPAHAPAPTAPSAPPDALLAAFLEGARATELKLPPGGLTPELMHLIGRLMHESLRGTLDLLLARALTKREVRAQATVIVARENNPLKFSPTVDAAFQNLLNPQGRGFMTAADAMRDAYNDLRSHQFGFMAGMRAALEGVLGRFDPVQLEGRLTKKSVLGSILPGSRRARLWELYEQLYREISKEAQDDFQTLFGKEFLRAYEAQIDKLEQEDAANQR, from the coding sequence ATGTTGAAAATCGAGGCCACCACTCTCGCCAACCAGCCGCTGCTCGAGCCGCTGCACGCGGAATTCGACGAGATGGGCGGCAGCATCGGGAGGGCCGAAGGCAATACGCTCGTCCTGCCCGACGACAAGCGCTACATCTCACGCACCCAGGCCGAAGTCGCGTTCCGCGGCGGCATGTTCGTGCTGCGCGACCTGGGCAGCGCGACGCCCACGCTCGTCAACGGGACCGCGGTGGGCAGCGGCAACGAAGTCCCGATCCGCAACGGCGACGAGCTCAGGATCGGCGAATACTCGCTGCGCGCCACGCTGTCGGGCCGTGCGCTCGCCGCGGCGGCGCCCGCGCCGGTCCTTCCCGACGATCCTTTCGCGGATCTGCTGCCTGCCCCCGCGGCGCAACCGCCGGTGCAGCCCAATGCCTATGCAGCCCCTGCGCCGCACGATCCGTTCGGCTTGCCGCCCGCGAGCGGCGGGCCGCAGCATGCCGGCGGAATCCCCGCGGATTTCGATCCGTTCGCCGACCTGCTGCCACAGGCGACCCCCGCGCCCGCGCCGCGTTCCGCCGCCGCGCCCGCCGCCGATCCCCTCAATCTCACGCCGGCCGCTGGACAGAGCGTCGACGACCTCTTCGGCCTGAAGCAGTCGAGCACGTGGGACCCGCTCGGGCCGCAGGATCCGCTCGCGGGTCACGGCACCGATCCGCTCGCGCCGTTCGCGCCGGAGAAATCGCCCCAGCCCGCGTCGCAGCGCGACGACGCGCCGATCCTCTCCGGGGCATTCCAGATGCCGCGACCCAAGCCCGAGATCACCGATCCGCCGCCCAGGGCGGCCGTCGAGCCGCCGCCTGCGCCGAAGCCTGCGGCGCCGCCGGCGGCGGGCAACCCCGGCGGCATGATGTTGTCTTGGGACACCGCGCAGGACGACAGCCCCACCGAGGAGATCAAGACGGTCATCCTGCCGTCGCCCAAGCGCGCGGCCGCGGCGGCCAAACCCCAGCAGGACTTCGCACCGCGGATCGACGCGCCCATCGCGCCGCAGCGCGCACCGGCGCCGCCTCCCGCGCAACCCGCGCCACCGGCTGCGGCGCCGTACACCGCACCGGCTCACGCGCCCGCGCCGACCGCGCCGAGCGCGCCGCCCGATGCGCTGCTCGCGGCGTTCCTCGAAGGCGCGCGCGCGACGGAGCTCAAGCTCCCGCCGGGCGGCCTCACGCCGGAGCTGATGCATCTGATCGGCCGGCTCATGCACGAATCGCTGCGCGGCACCCTCGATCTCCTGCTCGCCCGCGCGCTGACGAAGCGCGAAGTGCGCGCGCAGGCCACGGTCATCGTGGCGCGCGAGAACAATCCGCTGAAGTTTTCGCCGACCGTCGACGCCGCGTTCCAGAACCTGCTCAATCCGCAGGGCAGGGGTTTCATGACAGCCGCCGACGCGATGCGAGATGCATACAACGATCTCCGATCGCACCAGTTCGGCTTCATGGCGGGCATGCGCGCGGCGCTGGAAGGGGTGCTGGGCAGATTCGACCCCGTGCAGCTCGAAGGGCGCCTCACGAAGAAGAGCGTGCTCGGCTCGATTCTTCCCGGGAGCCGCCGCGCGCGACTGTGGGAGCTCTACGAACAGCTCTACCGCGAGATCTCGAAAGAAGCGCAGGACGACTTTCAAACGCTGTTCGGAAAAGAATTCCTGCGCGCATACGAAGCGCAAATAGATAAACTGGAACAGGAAGACGCCGCCAACCAGCGGTAG
- a CDS encoding PAAR domain-containing protein produces MPPAARITDMHTCPMVTPPGIPHVGGPILPPCSPNVIIGFLPAARVTDQCLCVGPPDVIVMGSPTVMINNLMAARIGDPTAHGGVIVLGLPTVMIGP; encoded by the coding sequence ATGCCGCCTGCTGCACGCATCACCGATATGCACACGTGTCCGATGGTGACGCCGCCGGGCATTCCCCACGTCGGCGGGCCGATCCTGCCGCCGTGCTCGCCCAACGTGATCATCGGCTTTCTGCCGGCCGCGCGCGTGACCGATCAGTGTCTCTGCGTGGGACCGCCGGACGTCATCGTGATGGGCTCGCCGACGGTGATGATCAACAACCTGATGGCGGCGCGAATCGGCGATCCGACCGCTCACGGCGGCGTGATCGTGCTCGGCCTGCCCACCGTGATGATCGGCCCCTGA
- the tssI gene encoding type VI secretion system tip protein TssI/VgrG: MRRDPTMKIVTPLDDDLLFHRMTAREELGRLSEFEIDLLSARNDIAADEILGKNVTVKLELETEGFRYFNGFVTRFSQTGMRGRYNTYQASVRPWLWFLTRTADCRIFQKKSIPDIIEEVFADHAVADYELDLKGQYSPWEYCVQYRETDFNFVSRLMEQEGMYYYFRHAEGRHTMVITDSISGHGPFAGYETLPYQPLDRVRPEKEAVTRWTFGYEVQPGSYATNDYNFKEPRVDRNANREEPKQNELGTYEVYDYPGEYDDRGEGLHVAVTRIEELHVQYELAHATTISRGLACGCTFKLKGFPRGDQNREYLVTSATHQCEYSDYEAMEAGGTDYGCSFTALNTPTPFRPARITPKPVVQGLQTAFVVGPSGDEIHTDEYGRIKVQFHWDRVGEEDENSSCWIRVAQVWAGKNWGANFIPRIGQEVLVSFLEGDPDQPLVTGSVYNALQKHPYLGQGLDGKHKHDPNVSGIKTNSTKGGVGYNELRFDDTKDREQIFIHGEKNYDVRVKNDMMERVLHDRHTIVGGKDGGTEGDHRIQIYQDRHKEVKRHEIIKIAENREELVGGNYDHIVKGAHKEQIDGDQHLTIKGKKAEKVTGKVSLTTDADLHQKVAMNTALDSGMAIHLKAGMTCVIEAGMQLSLKVGGNFIDIGPAGVTIQGTMVLINSGGAAGSGSGCSADAPEAPKEAAPTEPTQADDSASGSKSCE; this comes from the coding sequence GTGCGCAGAGACCCGACGATGAAGATCGTCACGCCGCTGGACGACGACCTGCTGTTCCACCGCATGACCGCGCGCGAAGAGCTCGGCCGCCTGTCCGAGTTCGAGATCGATCTGCTGAGCGCTCGCAACGACATCGCGGCCGACGAGATCCTCGGCAAGAACGTCACCGTCAAGCTCGAGCTCGAGACCGAGGGCTTCCGGTACTTCAACGGCTTCGTCACGCGTTTTTCCCAGACCGGAATGCGCGGACGCTATAACACCTACCAGGCCAGCGTGCGGCCGTGGCTGTGGTTCCTCACGCGCACGGCCGATTGCAGGATCTTCCAGAAGAAGTCGATCCCCGACATCATCGAGGAAGTGTTCGCGGATCACGCCGTCGCGGATTACGAGCTCGACCTGAAGGGCCAATACTCGCCGTGGGAGTACTGCGTGCAGTATCGAGAGACCGACTTCAACTTCGTCTCGCGGCTCATGGAGCAGGAAGGCATGTACTACTACTTCCGCCACGCGGAAGGCCGCCACACGATGGTGATCACCGATTCGATCAGCGGCCACGGGCCGTTCGCGGGATACGAGACGCTTCCGTACCAGCCGCTCGATCGCGTGCGCCCCGAGAAGGAGGCGGTGACGCGCTGGACTTTCGGCTACGAAGTGCAGCCGGGCTCCTATGCGACCAACGACTACAACTTCAAGGAGCCCCGCGTCGACCGCAATGCGAACCGCGAGGAGCCCAAGCAGAACGAGCTCGGCACGTACGAGGTGTACGACTACCCGGGCGAGTACGACGACCGCGGCGAAGGCCTGCACGTCGCCGTGACGCGCATCGAAGAGCTGCACGTACAGTACGAGCTTGCTCACGCCACGACGATCTCGCGCGGGCTCGCGTGCGGGTGCACGTTCAAGCTGAAGGGGTTTCCGCGCGGCGATCAGAACCGCGAGTACCTCGTCACCTCGGCTACCCACCAGTGCGAGTACAGCGACTACGAAGCGATGGAGGCGGGCGGCACGGACTACGGCTGCAGCTTCACCGCACTCAATACTCCGACGCCTTTCCGTCCCGCGAGGATAACGCCCAAGCCGGTGGTGCAGGGCCTGCAGACGGCGTTCGTGGTGGGACCCTCGGGCGACGAGATTCACACCGACGAATACGGACGCATCAAGGTGCAGTTCCACTGGGACCGCGTCGGCGAGGAGGACGAGAACAGCTCGTGCTGGATACGCGTCGCGCAGGTGTGGGCGGGCAAGAACTGGGGCGCCAACTTCATTCCGCGGATCGGCCAGGAAGTGCTGGTGTCGTTCCTCGAAGGCGACCCCGATCAGCCGCTCGTCACCGGCAGCGTATACAACGCCCTCCAGAAACACCCGTACCTCGGTCAGGGCCTGGACGGCAAGCACAAGCACGACCCCAACGTGAGCGGCATCAAGACCAACTCGACCAAGGGCGGCGTCGGCTACAACGAGCTCAGGTTCGACGACACCAAGGACAGGGAGCAGATCTTCATCCACGGCGAGAAGAACTACGACGTGCGCGTGAAGAACGACATGATGGAGCGCGTGCTGCACGACCGGCACACGATCGTCGGCGGCAAGGACGGCGGTACGGAGGGCGATCACCGCATCCAGATCTATCAGGACCGGCACAAGGAAGTGAAGCGGCACGAGATCATCAAGATCGCCGAGAACCGCGAGGAGCTCGTCGGCGGCAATTACGACCACATCGTCAAGGGCGCGCACAAGGAGCAGATCGACGGCGATCAGCACCTCACGATCAAGGGCAAGAAGGCCGAGAAGGTGACCGGCAAGGTTTCGCTCACCACCGACGCCGATCTCCACCAGAAGGTCGCCATGAACACCGCGCTCGACTCCGGGATGGCGATCCATCTCAAAGCCGGCATGACGTGCGTCATCGAGGCCGGCATGCAGCTCTCGCTCAAGGTCGGCGGCAACTTCATCGACATCGGCCCCGCCGGGGTGACGATCCAGGGCACGATGGTGCTGATCAACAGCGGGGGCGCGGCCGGCAGCGGCAGCGGATGCAGTGCCGATGCGCCGGAGGCCCCGAAGGAAGCCGCCCCGACCGAGCCGACGCAGGCCGACGACTCGGCGTCGGGCAGCAAGTCCTGCGAATGA